One part of the Ochrobactrum quorumnocens genome encodes these proteins:
- a CDS encoding Hint domain-containing protein — protein MSPDNNPHSPRNRARRHFLGAAAGLAAKAAAIGALSASLSSLPARAMGTKWWESGGGGSGSNCLLKGTLVETTEGPIAVEKLSVGDLVKTIDAVMPVKWIGWQSHRKSGAEWNESIMPIRVARHALDGKTPYRDLYLSPNHALYIDGVLIRAKDLVNGRTITRVFAQDAVDYYNIVLDSHEVVLAEGTAVETFLMRGESYKSFTNFAEYEELYSEEPNVVMQPFAPIMGYEGAREHMHALLCLSGVLPFRDVVEETYQRLARA, from the coding sequence ATGTCACCTGATAATAACCCACACTCGCCTCGCAATCGTGCGCGCCGACACTTTCTAGGAGCAGCCGCCGGGCTGGCTGCCAAAGCGGCAGCTATTGGCGCTTTGTCTGCTTCTCTATCGTCGCTGCCAGCGCGCGCTATGGGCACGAAATGGTGGGAAAGCGGAGGCGGAGGTTCCGGCTCCAACTGTCTTTTGAAAGGGACGCTCGTTGAGACGACGGAAGGTCCCATTGCTGTGGAAAAGCTCAGCGTCGGTGATCTTGTGAAAACCATCGATGCAGTGATGCCTGTGAAATGGATCGGTTGGCAAAGTCACAGGAAAAGCGGAGCAGAGTGGAACGAAAGCATCATGCCGATCCGTGTCGCGCGCCATGCGTTGGACGGAAAAACCCCTTACCGTGATCTCTATCTGTCGCCGAACCATGCGCTTTACATCGATGGTGTTCTGATCCGTGCAAAGGATCTCGTGAATGGTCGGACCATCACGCGTGTTTTTGCACAAGACGCTGTCGATTATTACAACATCGTACTGGATAGTCATGAGGTGGTTCTGGCTGAAGGGACAGCAGTTGAAACTTTTCTGATGCGCGGCGAAAGCTACAAGAGCTTCACAAACTTTGCGGAGTATGAGGAGCTTTATTCAGAAGAGCCGAACGTTGTCATGCAGCCTTTCGCGCCAATCATGGGCTATGAAGGTGCACGTGAACACATGCATGCTCTGCTTTGCCTTAGTGGTGTGCTTCCATTCCGCGATGTCGTGGAAGAAACCTACCAGCGACTGGCTAGAGCATAA
- a CDS encoding glucose 1-dehydrogenase: MKRLQDKVAIITGAGSGFGSAIARRFAAEGAKVVLADVNVKRLEDELADIGKDALSVQADVSRKDDMERLARAAFDKFGRIDIMVNNAGFTHRNMPLTEVDEHAFDLINAVNMKAIYHSTLLVVPIMEHQGSGVIINTASAMANRPRKGLTWFAASKGWVVSATKAMALELAEKNIRVNCICPAESDGEALGMFLAEDTPAARESLKGTIPFGRFSKPGDIAEAALFLASDASSMITGTALSVDGGYSI; the protein is encoded by the coding sequence ATGAAGAGGCTGCAGGACAAGGTTGCGATTATCACAGGTGCTGGATCTGGTTTCGGTTCTGCCATAGCGCGCCGCTTTGCAGCTGAGGGCGCCAAGGTTGTGCTGGCCGATGTGAATGTGAAACGCCTGGAAGACGAACTTGCCGATATCGGCAAAGATGCGTTGTCCGTGCAGGCTGATGTGTCACGCAAGGATGATATGGAACGGCTGGCACGTGCGGCTTTTGATAAGTTCGGTCGCATCGATATCATGGTCAACAATGCGGGTTTCACGCATCGCAATATGCCTTTGACGGAAGTGGATGAGCACGCGTTTGATCTCATCAATGCGGTCAACATGAAGGCGATCTACCATTCGACGCTGCTGGTCGTGCCAATCATGGAGCATCAGGGCAGCGGCGTGATCATCAACACTGCATCTGCAATGGCCAATCGTCCGCGCAAAGGTCTTACGTGGTTTGCGGCGTCCAAAGGCTGGGTTGTAAGCGCGACCAAGGCGATGGCGCTGGAACTCGCCGAAAAAAATATTCGCGTCAACTGTATTTGCCCCGCTGAAAGCGACGGCGAAGCTTTAGGGATGTTTCTCGCAGAAGACACCCCCGCGGCACGCGAGAGCCTGAAAGGCACGATCCCGTTTGGCCGTTTCTCCAAACCTGGAGACATTGCGGAAGCAGCGCTTTTCCTGGCGTCGGATGCATCATCGATGATTACGGGAACAGCACTCAGCGTTGATGGCGGTTATTCGATTTAG
- a CDS encoding GntR family transcriptional regulator → MSQMRQVEEQLRDLILGLELGPGERLTERWIEAQFNASRTPIRAALLRLEAEGLVGREGRGWTVSPINLAEIEQIGVYREALEIAALKVTCALEDRSGVEAIAEMLNSCDAASAREKWHRVGMDFHIELARLSGNEFLNRGVRDAMQRLSRARWLEVRDADALACAWQQHRAILDAVREGNASQAMALMTLHLGGSRSRLIGNLREDRRGLKARGFAVVSG, encoded by the coding sequence ATGTCACAGATGCGGCAAGTCGAAGAACAGCTTCGCGATTTGATCCTCGGGCTTGAGCTGGGGCCGGGCGAACGGCTGACCGAACGCTGGATCGAAGCGCAGTTCAATGCATCGCGCACGCCTATCCGTGCTGCACTCTTACGTCTTGAAGCCGAAGGGCTCGTCGGAAGGGAAGGGCGCGGCTGGACTGTTTCACCGATCAATCTTGCGGAGATTGAGCAGATCGGCGTCTATCGCGAGGCGCTCGAAATTGCGGCTCTGAAAGTTACTTGCGCATTGGAAGATCGCAGTGGTGTTGAGGCAATTGCTGAAATGCTCAATAGTTGCGATGCCGCGAGCGCACGCGAGAAATGGCATCGTGTGGGCATGGATTTCCATATCGAACTTGCGCGACTTTCAGGCAATGAATTTCTAAACCGTGGTGTTCGCGATGCCATGCAACGGCTTTCACGGGCACGCTGGCTAGAAGTGCGAGATGCGGACGCGCTAGCTTGCGCATGGCAGCAGCATCGTGCAATTCTTGATGCGGTGCGAGAAGGAAACGCGTCTCAAGCCATGGCTTTGATGACATTGCATCTTGGCGGAAGCCGGTCGCGCCTGATCGGTAATCTGCGCGAAGACCGGCGGGGCCTGAAAGCGCGTGGCTTTGCGGTGGTTAGTGGCTAA
- a CDS encoding HD domain-containing protein, with the protein MTTHLFAPHDVLAAKLLPHALDSHEDGSHDLSHLTRVWKNAALIQQTEGGDAEILCAAALMHDCVSVEKNSPERHLASRLAAEKATSLLRELSWSEERIAATAHAIEAHSFSANIEPRTVEAKILQDADRLDAIGVIGAARCFYIAGRMGSALYDWQDPKAKSRPLDDKRYALDHFRAKLFKLASGFKTETASRMATERHEKLEAIFNDFLCEAGS; encoded by the coding sequence ATGACGACACATCTTTTTGCGCCCCATGATGTTCTTGCAGCCAAGCTTTTGCCACACGCACTCGACAGCCATGAGGATGGATCACATGATCTGTCTCACCTTACTCGCGTATGGAAAAATGCGGCCCTCATTCAGCAGACAGAGGGCGGAGACGCAGAAATATTATGCGCAGCCGCCCTTATGCATGATTGCGTGAGCGTAGAGAAAAATTCACCTGAGCGTCACCTTGCCTCGCGCTTAGCTGCCGAAAAAGCAACCAGCCTGCTGCGTGAACTTAGTTGGAGTGAAGAACGGATCGCAGCAACAGCGCATGCAATTGAGGCACATAGCTTCTCAGCCAATATCGAGCCACGCACTGTTGAGGCTAAGATCTTACAAGATGCGGACCGGCTCGATGCTATCGGTGTCATTGGAGCAGCACGCTGCTTTTACATCGCAGGCCGTATGGGCAGCGCGCTTTATGATTGGCAAGACCCGAAGGCGAAAAGCCGCCCACTTGATGACAAACGTTATGCGCTTGATCACTTCCGAGCCAAATTGTTCAAGCTTGCTTCCGGATTCAAAACAGAAACGGCAAGCCGCATGGCTACGGAGCGCCATGAAAAGCTGGAGGCTATATTCAACGATTTCCTGTGTGAAGCAGGCAGTTAG
- a CDS encoding winged helix-turn-helix transcriptional regulator, with amino-acid sequence MVDFVNLIAGKWAIPILYRLIVTDGPIRFGELQRAVAPITQKELTRQLRLFETRGLITRVVYPEMPPRVEYEVTALGKTLRNTLDSLACWMQANGSKLKV; translated from the coding sequence ATGGTGGATTTCGTCAACCTGATCGCTGGAAAATGGGCGATACCGATCCTTTATCGGTTGATCGTTACGGATGGCCCCATTCGCTTTGGAGAGCTTCAACGTGCCGTTGCACCGATTACTCAGAAGGAACTTACGCGGCAGCTCCGACTGTTTGAAACGCGCGGGTTGATTACCCGTGTCGTTTATCCAGAAATGCCACCGCGTGTGGAATATGAGGTTACCGCTCTGGGCAAGACCCTGCGTAATACGCTTGATTCACTTGCCTGCTGGATGCAGGCAAATGGATCAAAGCTAAAGGTCTGA
- a CDS encoding SDR family oxidoreductase has product MGRLEGKYALITGGTSGIGLETARQFTLEGATVAITGRKAEGLETASRVLPENVLKIQSDSGDIVAQEQLAQKLREQWPQLDVLYINAGDVTHSPLQDFNEDAYDRLMATNLKGPFFLIKALLPLLANPSSVILCGSASAHIGLPQSSAYGASKAGLLSLARTLSGELVDRGIRVNGLSPGPTETPAFGKLGLAPAQEEILRSDIRKLVPIGRMGKPVELAKAAVFLASDESTFVVGSEIRVDGGVTNL; this is encoded by the coding sequence ATGGGTCGTCTCGAAGGAAAATACGCGCTCATCACGGGCGGAACGAGCGGTATCGGGCTTGAAACTGCTAGACAATTTACCCTTGAAGGTGCAACGGTAGCCATCACCGGACGAAAGGCAGAAGGTTTGGAGACTGCTTCCCGCGTACTGCCTGAAAATGTCCTGAAAATCCAAAGCGATTCCGGCGATATTGTAGCACAGGAGCAGCTTGCACAGAAACTCCGGGAACAGTGGCCGCAACTTGATGTCCTTTACATAAATGCGGGCGACGTCACTCACAGCCCGCTTCAGGACTTTAATGAAGACGCCTACGACCGGCTGATGGCGACCAATCTGAAAGGTCCGTTCTTTCTGATCAAAGCACTGCTACCACTTCTGGCCAATCCGTCATCAGTCATTCTGTGCGGATCAGCCAGCGCGCATATCGGTCTTCCGCAAAGCAGCGCCTATGGTGCGAGCAAAGCCGGGCTTCTGTCATTGGCACGCACCCTTTCCGGCGAATTAGTAGATCGCGGAATCCGTGTGAACGGCCTCAGCCCCGGCCCCACAGAAACACCAGCATTCGGCAAACTTGGGCTCGCGCCTGCGCAGGAAGAAATCTTACGCTCAGATATACGCAAACTCGTGCCAATCGGACGGATGGGTAAGCCTGTCGAACTCGCGAAAGCTGCGGTTTTTTTGGCGTCTGACGAATCCACTTTCGTCGTGGGATCAGAGATCCGGGTTGATGGCGGCGTGACCAATCTTTGA
- a CDS encoding DUF3088 domain-containing protein: protein MNRDTLYLLQPGFDDPAYPGQKFYCEHCALMEGVLASFPELGKNLDIRHIAWPRPRQEVIALVGEENQSLPLFILTKGNRSVHQTGEYGGNAFVSDKDAILAVLSERHGFPNPHP from the coding sequence ATGAATCGCGATACGCTTTACCTTTTGCAGCCGGGTTTTGATGACCCGGCCTATCCCGGTCAAAAATTCTATTGCGAGCATTGCGCCCTGATGGAAGGTGTTCTGGCTTCATTTCCTGAACTCGGAAAAAATCTCGACATCAGGCACATAGCCTGGCCACGTCCGCGGCAAGAAGTCATCGCGCTTGTGGGGGAAGAAAACCAGTCGTTACCTTTGTTCATATTGACGAAAGGTAATCGCTCGGTCCATCAGACGGGTGAATATGGGGGCAATGCTTTTGTTTCTGACAAGGATGCAATTCTCGCAGTGCTTTCTGAGCGGCATGGTTTTCCAAATCCACATCCGTAA
- a CDS encoding APC family permease, whose protein sequence is MENPIGNAGEEKTELKRVMGPGLLLLFIIGDVLGTGIYALTGEVAAEVGGVVWLPFLIAFVVALLTACSYLELVTKYPRAAGAALYTHKAFGIHFITFLVAFAVMSSGITSASTASRAFAANFEASLGLGFGDWGTPLIAVGFIALIAAVNFRGVGESVKMNVVLTVVEVTGLLIIIGIGLWAIAGGQGDVSRAWTFETPEGSGYFWPVIAATTLAFFAMVGFEDSVNMAEECKEPSRLFPKVLLTGLAITGVVYVLVSISAITLVSAAELGEGDTPLLKVIQAGAPGFPISIFAVITMFAVANSALINMMMASRLIYGMAREGVVPEALGKVHKGRRTPHIAIIFTSLLAVGLILFAGGVPALGGTTALLLLCVFAVVNVAVLVLRSDHVDHRHFRTPTVLPVLGAISCTFLAGPWTGRDTEQYAIAAVLLGIGVVLWFATVRYMRAANQTAYSSSS, encoded by the coding sequence ATGGAAAATCCGATCGGTAATGCGGGCGAAGAAAAAACAGAACTGAAGCGGGTGATGGGACCCGGATTACTTTTACTATTCATCATCGGTGACGTTTTGGGGACAGGTATTTATGCCCTCACCGGCGAAGTTGCTGCCGAAGTTGGCGGTGTCGTTTGGCTACCCTTTCTTATTGCGTTCGTGGTTGCCCTGCTAACCGCTTGCAGCTATCTGGAACTCGTCACCAAGTACCCGCGTGCAGCCGGTGCAGCGCTCTACACGCACAAGGCATTCGGCATTCACTTCATCACATTTCTTGTCGCTTTCGCCGTCATGTCTTCGGGCATAACGTCTGCATCCACCGCCTCACGCGCCTTTGCAGCAAACTTCGAAGCATCGCTGGGCTTAGGTTTCGGTGATTGGGGCACACCGCTCATTGCTGTGGGCTTTATCGCACTCATTGCCGCTGTAAATTTTCGCGGTGTCGGCGAAAGCGTGAAAATGAATGTCGTTCTCACAGTTGTTGAAGTCACCGGCCTATTGATCATTATTGGCATTGGCCTCTGGGCAATCGCTGGCGGTCAAGGTGATGTCTCTCGTGCATGGACTTTCGAAACACCCGAAGGCAGCGGCTATTTCTGGCCCGTCATCGCCGCTACCACTCTTGCTTTCTTTGCCATGGTTGGCTTTGAAGACTCGGTCAACATGGCTGAGGAATGCAAAGAACCCTCGCGTCTTTTCCCGAAAGTGCTGCTCACCGGTCTCGCTATCACCGGCGTCGTCTATGTGCTGGTTTCCATTTCGGCCATTACGCTGGTCTCTGCTGCTGAACTTGGCGAAGGGGACACACCGCTTTTGAAGGTAATTCAGGCAGGCGCACCGGGCTTTCCTATCAGTATATTTGCAGTGATTACCATGTTCGCCGTCGCCAATTCGGCGCTCATCAACATGATGATGGCAAGCCGCCTTATCTACGGTATGGCACGCGAAGGCGTTGTCCCTGAGGCCCTGGGCAAAGTACACAAAGGACGCCGTACTCCCCATATCGCGATCATCTTCACATCGCTGCTGGCTGTTGGCCTCATTCTTTTCGCAGGCGGCGTCCCGGCACTCGGCGGCACAACAGCGCTGCTATTGCTGTGCGTCTTTGCGGTGGTCAATGTTGCGGTCTTGGTCCTGCGCAGCGATCATGTCGATCATAGGCACTTCCGCACACCAACTGTCCTGCCGGTGTTGGGCGCAATCAGCTGCACCTTCCTCGCGGGGCCATGGACCGGCCGCGATACGGAGCAATATGCGATTGCAGCGGTACTACTCGGTATCGGTGTCGTGCTCTGGTTTGCCACAGTTCGCTATATGCGTGCTGCTAACCAGACTGCTTACAGCAGTTCCAGTTAA
- a CDS encoding multidrug efflux MFS transporter → MRTQPAEYGSKATTQSPAAIANDENQERYWKQNLVICLVGSFTTLVAMSLLLPFLPLYVEQLGVVDHAAIVQWSGIAYGATFLAAAIVAPFWGRLGDRYGRKLMLIRASLGMAIAMSLMGMVTDIWQLVALRLFVGIAGGYSSGSMILVATQTPKDKTGWALGALSAGIMGGNLAGPLLGGALPPLIGIRATFWLAGSVIFLTFLATTFLIREERKPPKRSKEQKQESVWSAIPDRKPIIAMLATGMLLMFANMSIEPIITVYVMQLMDDQTKVTLISGVVMAVAALGSILSASRLGRLADRIGHTRVIIGALTIAALLLIPQAFVTQAWQLIGLRFLMGLALGGLLPCISSVIRHNVPDRVAGSVLGLSVSAQYVGQVAGPVAGGFIGGRFGMPAVFLCTCALMGAGAIYNWGVLRKASQN, encoded by the coding sequence ATGCGTACCCAGCCGGCCGAATACGGCAGCAAGGCCACAACACAATCGCCAGCCGCGATTGCAAATGACGAGAACCAGGAACGCTATTGGAAGCAGAACCTTGTTATCTGCCTCGTCGGTTCCTTCACGACACTCGTAGCCATGTCGCTGCTTCTGCCGTTTCTTCCGCTTTATGTGGAGCAACTGGGCGTCGTTGATCATGCCGCAATCGTGCAATGGTCGGGCATCGCCTATGGTGCGACGTTTCTGGCTGCAGCAATTGTCGCCCCATTCTGGGGCAGACTTGGCGACCGTTATGGCCGAAAACTGATGCTGATCCGCGCAAGCCTCGGCATGGCGATTGCCATGTCTTTGATGGGAATGGTTACAGATATCTGGCAACTTGTGGCCCTGCGGTTGTTCGTCGGCATTGCGGGCGGCTACTCGTCGGGTTCGATGATCCTTGTCGCCACGCAAACGCCAAAAGACAAAACTGGTTGGGCGCTGGGCGCCCTTTCTGCGGGCATTATGGGCGGCAATCTGGCTGGCCCTTTGCTCGGCGGTGCGCTACCGCCATTGATCGGTATTCGTGCGACTTTCTGGTTGGCGGGCAGCGTGATTTTTCTCACCTTCCTGGCCACTACATTTCTGATCCGTGAGGAACGGAAACCACCCAAGCGCAGCAAGGAACAGAAACAAGAATCTGTCTGGTCCGCCATTCCAGATCGCAAACCGATCATCGCCATGCTCGCGACAGGCATGCTGTTGATGTTCGCAAATATGTCGATCGAACCGATCATCACAGTCTATGTCATGCAATTGATGGACGACCAGACCAAAGTGACGCTGATTTCCGGCGTGGTAATGGCTGTCGCGGCACTCGGCAGCATCCTGTCTGCCTCCAGGCTTGGCCGTCTGGCAGACCGTATCGGCCACACACGCGTCATCATCGGTGCACTGACGATCGCAGCCCTCCTGCTGATCCCGCAAGCCTTCGTCACGCAAGCCTGGCAGCTGATTGGCCTGCGCTTTCTGATGGGCTTGGCATTGGGTGGTCTTCTGCCCTGTATCAGCAGCGTCATCCGACACAATGTTCCCGACCGGGTCGCAGGCAGTGTGCTCGGGCTTTCAGTTTCGGCGCAGTATGTGGGTCAGGTCGCAGGTCCCGTTGCTGGCGGGTTTATCGGCGGTCGCTTTGGAATGCCCGCAGTATTCCTCTGCACATGCGCGCTCATGGGGGCAGGAGCAATTTATAACTGGGGTGTTCTGAGAAAAGCTTCACAGAATTGA
- a CDS encoding LysR substrate-binding domain-containing protein has product MTSPLPPLSAIRVFESASRHASFTRAAEELGMTQAAVSYQIKLLEERVGAPLFLRKPRQVELTELGVRLAPAINEAFEAMRTAFASAREDTQGVLTISAVVTFASNWLVQRLGSFQMKHPSLAVRLDTSNDMVDFSTSNIDMAIRSGRGDWPGMISHELIKAQFSPMLSPKLMESVGGINEPADLLRLRAVDPTDPWWKIWYEAAGIENPEIKGNAFSRYGAQHLEGRAAAAGQGVGILTPAFHTAELASGQLIQPFDLLCDDGRAYWLVYPKARKNMPKVRAFREWILGELS; this is encoded by the coding sequence ATGACGTCGCCCCTGCCGCCGCTCTCAGCTATTCGCGTTTTTGAATCCGCTTCCCGCCATGCAAGCTTTACGCGTGCTGCGGAAGAGCTTGGAATGACTCAGGCTGCCGTCAGCTATCAGATAAAATTGCTGGAAGAGCGTGTCGGCGCGCCGCTGTTTCTGCGCAAGCCGCGCCAGGTGGAACTGACCGAATTGGGCGTGCGTCTTGCTCCTGCCATCAATGAAGCCTTCGAAGCCATGCGGACGGCATTCGCATCGGCGCGTGAAGACACGCAGGGCGTTCTGACGATCAGCGCTGTCGTCACCTTCGCGTCAAACTGGCTTGTGCAGCGGTTGGGGTCGTTTCAGATGAAGCATCCTTCGCTCGCGGTGCGGTTGGATACGTCCAATGATATGGTCGACTTCTCGACGTCGAATATCGATATGGCTATTCGCAGCGGAAGAGGTGATTGGCCGGGTATGATCTCGCATGAACTCATTAAGGCGCAATTCTCGCCGATGCTCAGCCCGAAGCTTATGGAGTCGGTGGGAGGAATTAACGAACCTGCCGATCTGTTGCGTCTGCGCGCGGTAGATCCAACGGATCCATGGTGGAAAATCTGGTACGAGGCTGCCGGAATTGAAAACCCGGAAATAAAGGGCAATGCATTCAGCCGTTATGGCGCTCAGCACCTCGAAGGGCGTGCAGCCGCTGCCGGGCAGGGCGTGGGCATCCTAACACCTGCATTCCATACTGCTGAATTGGCATCAGGGCAATTGATTCAACCCTTTGACCTTCTCTGCGATGACGGAAGGGCCTATTGGCTGGTTTACCCAAAGGCGCGAAAGAATATGCCTAAAGTCCGCGCCTTCCGTGAATGGATTTTGGGCGAGTTAAGTTAA
- a CDS encoding prephenate dehydrogenase has protein sequence MSRDKNHQHKTIGIIGLGAFGQLIARYLSPYFRLYAYDPAAGLANVAGALSVTLTCIEDAARCDVVILATPVSNLEPVVEAIAPHLRPGALVMDVGSVKVGPANVMLRGLPDNVDIVATHPLFGPQSASNGIAGLKIAICPVRGKQGPRIGAFLRKHLALDVIMTTPEDHDRDAAMVQGLTHLIAKVLVQMEPLPTRMTTRSFDLIMQAVGMVRHDAPEVFHAIERANDFAPQIRQRFFELAANVNEELSRVPQS, from the coding sequence ATGTCTCGCGACAAAAATCATCAGCATAAAACAATCGGTATTATCGGCCTTGGTGCATTCGGGCAGCTTATTGCCCGCTACCTCAGCCCATATTTCCGGCTGTATGCTTATGACCCTGCCGCAGGGCTGGCTAACGTTGCTGGTGCTCTCTCCGTAACATTGACCTGCATAGAAGATGCAGCCCGCTGCGACGTCGTTATTCTGGCAACGCCCGTCTCAAATCTTGAGCCCGTCGTTGAAGCAATTGCGCCACATTTGCGGCCCGGCGCGCTCGTGATGGATGTGGGATCAGTGAAAGTCGGCCCAGCCAACGTGATGCTCAGAGGTCTGCCGGATAATGTGGATATTGTCGCCACGCATCCACTTTTTGGCCCGCAAAGCGCCAGCAATGGTATTGCCGGATTGAAGATTGCCATTTGTCCGGTTCGCGGCAAACAAGGGCCTCGCATTGGTGCATTCTTACGCAAGCATCTGGCGCTTGATGTCATCATGACCACTCCAGAAGATCATGATCGCGATGCGGCCATGGTTCAGGGGCTGACGCATCTGATCGCAAAAGTGCTGGTGCAGATGGAGCCTCTGCCCACACGCATGACGACCAGAAGCTTTGACCTGATCATGCAGGCGGTGGGCATGGTGCGCCACGATGCGCCGGAGGTTTTCCATGCCATCGAACGTGCAAATGATTTTGCGCCGCAAATTCGTCAGCGTTTTTTCGAACTGGCTGCTAATGTGAATGAAGAATTGAGCCGAGTCCCTCAATCATGA
- a CDS encoding DUF523 domain-containing protein — protein MSGKILISACLAGHPVRYNGSAKPLAHPLVDQWRAEGRLVTVCPEVMAGFGVPRLPAEIAAGDDGEAVLSSHGRVIEENGGDVTAQFVAGAQAALAVARANDCRFALLIDGSPSCGSRSIYDGKFIGQKHFAAGVTATLLRSHGLEVFADSENEDLGIRLQALT, from the coding sequence ATGAGCGGCAAAATACTGATCAGTGCCTGCCTCGCCGGGCATCCGGTCCGTTACAACGGATCGGCAAAACCGCTCGCACATCCGCTTGTCGATCAGTGGCGTGCTGAAGGACGGTTAGTGACGGTTTGCCCAGAAGTAATGGCAGGTTTCGGCGTGCCTCGCCTCCCCGCAGAAATTGCAGCAGGAGACGATGGCGAGGCAGTACTTTCAAGCCACGGTCGTGTTATTGAAGAAAATGGGGGCGATGTCACCGCACAATTCGTCGCTGGCGCTCAAGCAGCGCTTGCCGTGGCACGAGCAAACGATTGCCGTTTTGCTCTATTGATTGATGGCAGCCCATCCTGTGGCAGTCGCTCGATCTATGACGGCAAATTCATCGGCCAAAAACATTTCGCAGCCGGTGTCACTGCCACACTTCTTCGCAGCCACGGATTAGAAGTATTCGCCGATTCAGAGAATGAAGACCTTGGCATTCGTCTTCAAGCTTTAACTTAA